The following are from one region of the Nitrospinota bacterium genome:
- a CDS encoding adenylyl-sulfate reductase subunit alpha, which translates to MADFKHIQKPEIVEVETDFLAIGGGMASCGAVYEACRWAKGKKLKITMVDKAAADRSGAVAMGLSAINTYLGEKKPEDYVKMVRGDLMGIIREDLVYDLGRHVDDSVHLFEDWGLPVWKTDDEGKTHDGAYKGKSLRDGGKPVRSGPWQIMINGESYKVIVAEAAKKALEENRLETGEAQNLFERVFIVKLLMDDKEENRIAGAVGFSVRENKIYIFRANAVLTAAGGCVNVFKTRSTGEGQGRAWFPVWNAGSTYAMMAQAGAELTMMENRFVPARFKDGYGPVGAWFLLFKAKATNSLGEDYCVTHFEAAKKLYGKWAERLGTCIRNHMMMEDMKLGKGPILMNTHTALQKLAQTMTPKEIKHLEAEAWEDFLDMTIAQAGVWAANNIEPEKTPSEIMPSEPYLLGSHAGCAGVWVSGPEDFGPKEWCWGYNRMTTVNGLFTAGDGVGASGHKFSSGSHAEGRIAGKSMVAWILDHAGYKPSVAASADDLAYEVYRPLENFAQHKNYSTAPDVNPNYIKPNMFQMRLQKIMDEYVGGISTWYMTSKTMLEAGLKHLELLKEDSAKLGAADLHELLRAWENYHRLWAAEAHARHINFREETRYPGYYYRGDFLALNDQDWRCFVNSKYDPKTGKWDVFKREYKQIIPD; encoded by the coding sequence ATGGCCGATTTCAAGCATATCCAAAAGCCGGAGATTGTCGAAGTTGAAACCGATTTCCTCGCCATAGGCGGCGGCATGGCATCCTGCGGGGCGGTGTACGAGGCGTGCCGCTGGGCCAAAGGGAAAAAATTAAAAATCACCATGGTCGACAAGGCCGCCGCCGACCGGAGCGGCGCGGTGGCGATGGGGCTTTCGGCCATCAACACATACCTCGGCGAGAAAAAGCCGGAGGACTACGTGAAGATGGTTCGCGGCGACCTCATGGGAATCATCCGCGAAGACCTCGTGTACGACCTCGGCAGGCATGTGGACGACAGCGTCCACCTTTTCGAGGACTGGGGGCTTCCCGTCTGGAAAACCGACGACGAGGGGAAGACCCACGACGGCGCGTACAAAGGCAAATCGCTGCGCGACGGCGGCAAACCGGTGCGGTCCGGCCCGTGGCAGATAATGATCAACGGCGAATCGTACAAGGTCATCGTCGCCGAGGCCGCCAAAAAGGCGCTGGAGGAAAACCGGCTGGAAACCGGCGAGGCGCAGAACCTCTTTGAACGGGTCTTTATCGTGAAACTTCTCATGGACGACAAAGAGGAAAACCGCATCGCCGGGGCGGTCGGCTTCAGCGTGCGCGAAAACAAGATATACATATTCCGCGCGAACGCCGTGTTGACGGCCGCGGGCGGGTGCGTCAACGTGTTCAAGACCCGCTCCACCGGCGAAGGCCAGGGAAGGGCGTGGTTCCCGGTGTGGAACGCCGGATCCACCTACGCGATGATGGCGCAGGCCGGCGCGGAACTGACCATGATGGAAAACCGCTTTGTGCCGGCGCGGTTCAAGGACGGCTATGGCCCCGTCGGCGCATGGTTCCTGCTGTTCAAGGCGAAGGCGACCAACTCGCTCGGCGAGGACTACTGCGTCACCCACTTCGAGGCGGCCAAAAAACTGTACGGCAAATGGGCGGAACGGCTGGGCACCTGCATCAGGAACCACATGATGATGGAGGACATGAAGCTCGGCAAGGGGCCGATTCTGATGAATACCCACACGGCCCTCCAAAAGCTGGCGCAGACCATGACGCCCAAGGAGATAAAGCATCTGGAGGCGGAGGCGTGGGAGGACTTCCTCGACATGACCATCGCCCAAGCCGGCGTTTGGGCCGCCAATAACATCGAGCCGGAGAAGACGCCGTCGGAGATCATGCCGTCGGAACCGTACCTTCTCGGTTCGCACGCCGGTTGCGCGGGCGTATGGGTGAGCGGCCCGGAGGACTTTGGGCCGAAGGAGTGGTGCTGGGGATACAACCGCATGACGACGGTCAACGGGCTTTTCACGGCCGGCGACGGCGTGGGGGCTTCGGGCCACAAGTTTTCCTCCGGCTCGCACGCGGAGGGGAGGATCGCCGGAAAATCGATGGTCGCATGGATACTGGATCACGCCGGGTACAAGCCGTCGGTCGCCGCCAGCGCCGACGATCTCGCGTACGAGGTGTACCGGCCGCTGGAAAATTTCGCGCAGCACAAGAACTACAGCACCGCGCCGGACGTCAACCCGAATTACATCAAGCCCAACATGTTCCAGATGCGCCTGCAAAAAATCATGGACGAGTATGTGGGCGGCATATCCACCTGGTATATGACCAGTAAGACGATGCTGGAAGCGGGCCTGAAGCACCTTGAACTGCTGAAGGAGGACAGCGCGAAGCTGGGAGCGGCCGATCTTCATGAACTCCTGCGCGCGTGGGAAAACTACCACCGGCTCTGGGCGGCCGAGGCGCATGCCCGCCACATCAATTTCAGGGAGGAGACGCGCTACCCCGGCTATTACTACCGCGGCGATTTTCTCGCGCTGAACGACCAGGACTGGCGCTGTTTCGTGAACTCGAAGTACGACCCGAAGACCGGCAAGTGGGATGTTTTCAAACGCGAGTACAAGCAGATAATCCCGGACTAG
- a CDS encoding hydrogenase iron-sulfur subunit — translation MTQGNAMRVYVCTGCDIGASVDVDKLSKIPAEFGLPDAARHPFLCGDAGLQMLRKEVAEGTNRVLIAACSGRVYVDRFDFGKDVIVERTALREAVWVSAPNDADTQLLAEDYLKMGIVKLQKTGKPEPYIRPLDEKILVVGGGITGMTAALAAANAGRGVLLVEKEAALGGFLQKLKKRFPVDGAWEPVETGIAAKADEVNNHPAITVYLSSEIGSVSGQPGEFDVQIETPQGDVAVRCGAIVQATGFKPYDIAKLAHLGGGTVDNVITSARFEEIAAAGKILRPSDSKEPSSVAFIQCAGSRDEKHLPYCSSFCCMTSLKQARYIREQNPDAKVYIFYRDMRTPGKYEFFYKKMQDDDGVFMTKGDVESVAAAAGGGVEIAVKNTLLGETVRVRADMAVLAVGMESAAKNGGALNLTYRQGPELPELNYGFPDSHFVCFPYETRRTGIYAAGTVRHPMDAAQSQTDAAGAALKAIQCITLAAAGKSAHPRSGDTSYPEIAFERCTQCKRCTEECPYGMYDEDAKSTPRPNPLRCRRCGTCMGACPQRIISFKNYSVDMFSAMIKAIGVPGEEENRPRVLILACENDSMPAFDMAANLRLKLSPHIRVIGLRCLGSLNMVWLSDAFAKGLDGVLLFGCKFGDEYQCHNMKGSELASERLSKLEETLGRMSLEPERVRFVPLAINDAHALPGIIGDFMKVIERVGPNPFKEFAD, via the coding sequence ATGACGCAAGGAAACGCGATGCGGGTTTATGTCTGCACCGGCTGCGATATCGGCGCGTCGGTGGACGTGGACAAGCTTTCCAAAATACCGGCGGAATTCGGCCTGCCGGATGCCGCGCGGCATCCGTTTTTGTGCGGCGACGCCGGGCTGCAAATGCTGCGTAAAGAAGTTGCCGAAGGAACAAACCGCGTTCTCATCGCCGCCTGCTCCGGCAGGGTTTATGTCGACAGGTTCGATTTCGGAAAAGACGTAATCGTGGAGCGCACCGCGCTGCGCGAGGCTGTGTGGGTATCCGCGCCGAACGACGCCGACACCCAACTGCTGGCGGAAGATTATCTCAAAATGGGGATCGTAAAACTGCAAAAGACCGGAAAGCCGGAGCCGTATATCCGGCCGCTGGATGAAAAAATATTGGTGGTCGGCGGCGGGATAACCGGCATGACCGCCGCCCTTGCCGCCGCGAACGCCGGCCGGGGGGTGCTGCTGGTGGAAAAGGAGGCCGCTCTCGGCGGCTTCCTGCAAAAACTGAAAAAACGCTTTCCCGTTGACGGCGCATGGGAGCCGGTGGAAACAGGCATCGCGGCAAAGGCCGACGAGGTCAACAACCATCCAGCGATAACGGTATACCTCTCTTCGGAAATCGGCTCCGTATCGGGACAGCCGGGCGAGTTCGACGTGCAAATAGAAACTCCGCAAGGAGATGTGGCCGTCAGGTGCGGAGCAATCGTCCAGGCGACCGGGTTCAAGCCATACGATATTGCAAAACTGGCGCACCTCGGCGGCGGAACGGTTGACAACGTCATCACCAGCGCGCGGTTCGAGGAAATCGCCGCCGCCGGGAAAATTCTCCGCCCTTCGGATTCGAAAGAGCCGTCCAGCGTAGCCTTCATCCAATGCGCGGGGTCGCGCGATGAAAAGCATCTTCCCTATTGCTCCTCGTTTTGCTGCATGACCTCGCTGAAGCAGGCCCGCTATATCCGGGAGCAGAACCCGGACGCGAAGGTTTACATTTTCTACCGGGATATGCGCACCCCCGGAAAGTACGAGTTCTTCTACAAAAAAATGCAGGATGACGACGGCGTGTTTATGACCAAGGGGGATGTGGAATCCGTTGCCGCCGCGGCGGGCGGCGGCGTCGAGATCGCGGTGAAAAACACGCTGCTGGGCGAAACCGTCCGCGTGAGGGCGGATATGGCGGTGTTGGCCGTCGGCATGGAGAGCGCCGCCAAAAACGGCGGCGCGCTGAATCTCACCTACCGGCAGGGGCCGGAACTTCCGGAACTTAATTACGGATTTCCCGATTCGCATTTCGTCTGCTTCCCGTACGAAACGCGCCGCACCGGCATTTACGCCGCGGGCACGGTGCGCCATCCCATGGATGCCGCGCAATCGCAGACCGACGCGGCGGGCGCGGCGCTGAAGGCGATACAGTGCATCACCCTGGCGGCGGCCGGCAAATCGGCCCACCCCCGCTCCGGCGACACCAGCTACCCGGAAATAGCGTTCGAGCGGTGTACCCAATGCAAACGCTGCACGGAAGAGTGCCCGTATGGCATGTACGACGAGGACGCCAAATCGACGCCGCGGCCGAATCCGCTGCGGTGCCGGCGTTGCGGAACATGCATGGGGGCCTGTCCGCAGAGGATCATCTCGTTCAAGAATTACAGCGTGGATATGTTCAGCGCGATGATAAAGGCGATTGGCGTCCCCGGCGAGGAGGAAAACAGGCCGCGCGTCCTCATCCTCGCCTGCGAAAACGATTCGATGCCCGCATTCGACATGGCGGCGAACCTCAGGTTGAAGCTCAGCCCCCACATCCGCGTGATCGGCCTCCGCTGCCTCGGCTCGCTGAACATGGTCTGGTTGAGCGACGCTTTCGCCAAAGGGCTGGACGGCGTGCTGCTCTTCGGATGCAAATTCGGCGATGAATACCAGTGCCACAACATGAAGGGGAGCGAGCTTGCGTCCGAGCGGCTCTCCAAGCTGGAGGAAACGCTGGGGCGCATGTCGCTGGAGCCGGAGCGGGTACGCTTCGTCCCGCTCGCCATTAACGACGCGCACGCGCTGCCGGGAATTATCGGCGATTTCATGAAGGTCATCGAGCGGGTGGGGCCGAACCCGTTCAAGGAATTCGCGGATTAA
- the qmoC gene encoding quinone-interacting membrane-bound oxidoreductase complex subunit QmoC, which translates to MDQAEYLEPDLAFIARLKRAGGEDVKKCFQCATCTVVCDVTQSERPFPRKEMIWAQWGLKGKLFYNPDVWLCHQCGDCTAHCPRGAKPSEVLAAVRDLSFAEHAVPGFLGRMHSSPAALVALFALPVAVLLLAALYANGLAIPEGEIVYSRFFPLAVIDSIFIPAALFALIASALGVKKFWGGMKRNNPEKGAPDAAAVIGAVKDILFHKKFAQCRTNRPRYTGHLLAFFGFLALFATTNLVMLYHYLLGRETPLALGDPVKLLGNAGALAAFAGVSYIIARRLAAPEETGKASYRDWAFILTLYAAVITGILAESARLADIPAAAYPVYFTHLVFVFFLIAYLPFSKFAHMLYRTAAMIYAASNGKTS; encoded by the coding sequence ATGGATCAGGCTGAATATCTGGAACCGGATTTGGCGTTCATCGCCCGGCTGAAACGCGCGGGCGGAGAGGACGTGAAAAAATGTTTTCAGTGCGCCACCTGCACGGTTGTCTGCGATGTGACGCAATCCGAAAGGCCGTTCCCGCGCAAGGAGATGATCTGGGCGCAGTGGGGGCTGAAAGGCAAACTGTTTTATAACCCGGACGTCTGGCTGTGCCACCAATGCGGCGACTGCACCGCGCACTGTCCGCGCGGCGCGAAACCGTCCGAAGTGCTGGCGGCGGTGCGCGATCTTTCATTTGCCGAACACGCCGTGCCGGGGTTTTTGGGAAGAATGCATTCATCCCCCGCCGCGCTCGTGGCGTTGTTCGCCCTCCCCGTCGCCGTTCTGCTCCTTGCGGCGCTGTATGCAAACGGCCTTGCAATACCGGAGGGGGAAATAGTTTATTCGCGCTTCTTCCCGCTGGCGGTCATCGATTCCATATTCATTCCCGCCGCGCTCTTCGCCCTTATCGCCTCGGCATTGGGCGTTAAAAAATTCTGGGGGGGGATGAAGCGGAACAATCCGGAAAAAGGAGCGCCGGACGCGGCGGCGGTTATTGGGGCCGTCAAAGACATCCTGTTCCACAAAAAGTTCGCCCAATGCCGCACAAACAGGCCGCGCTACACCGGGCACCTGCTGGCCTTCTTCGGATTTCTGGCGCTGTTCGCCACGACAAACCTCGTGATGCTGTACCACTATTTGCTCGGCAGGGAAACCCCGCTGGCGCTGGGGGACCCGGTGAAGCTCCTCGGCAACGCCGGCGCTCTGGCGGCGTTCGCGGGCGTGAGCTACATCATCGCGCGGCGGCTGGCCGCGCCGGAGGAAACGGGAAAAGCCTCGTATCGGGACTGGGCGTTCATTTTGACGCTATACGCCGCCGTCATAACCGGCATTTTGGCGGAGTCGGCCCGGCTCGCCGATATTCCCGCCGCGGCGTACCCGGTCTATTTCACGCACCTTGTTTTCGTCTTTTTCCTTATCGCGTATCTGCCGTTCTCAAAGTTCGCGCATATGCTCTACCGCACCGCCGCCATGATTTACGCGGCGTCAAACGGCAAAACCAGTTGA
- a CDS encoding CoB--CoM heterodisulfide reductase iron-sulfur subunit A family protein, protein MAASTPKYPVVVIGGGIAGITAAVEAAECGAKAVLLEKRAHLGGRVARMHKYFPKLCAPYCGLELNFRRIRENPDITVHARAEVADISGQYGDFTVRVKLPPQMVNANCTACGKCAEACPVERQDHYNYGMGKTKAIYMPHPMAFPQRYNISRKECRGKQCNRCVEVCEYGAIDLDARETVLELKAHSIVLATGWAPYNGAKLQGLSYGQSPNVISNVMMERLAAPEGPTKGKLLRPSDGKEIREVVFAQCAGSRDENHLPYCSSVCCLASLKQAAYVREAAPDAKISIYYIDIRTPGKYERFYQKIAADPNVTLIKGKIAKAEHDPETGGVIITAEDVLAGRKITHKADLLVIATGMQPSARNGVGGLKTDEHGFFAEGLARGIYAAGTARLPQDVSSTIMDATAAALKAVYGGRP, encoded by the coding sequence ATGGCGGCGTCCACCCCCAAATATCCGGTAGTGGTGATCGGCGGCGGCATTGCCGGTATTACCGCCGCCGTCGAAGCGGCCGAATGCGGCGCGAAAGCCGTGCTGCTGGAAAAACGGGCGCACCTCGGCGGCAGGGTCGCGCGGATGCACAAATATTTCCCGAAGCTCTGCGCCCCCTATTGCGGCCTCGAACTGAATTTCCGCCGCATCAGGGAAAACCCGGACATCACCGTTCACGCGCGGGCGGAAGTGGCGGACATCTCCGGTCAATACGGCGATTTCACCGTGCGGGTAAAGCTGCCGCCGCAAATGGTGAACGCCAACTGCACCGCGTGCGGGAAATGCGCCGAAGCGTGCCCCGTCGAGCGGCAAGACCATTACAACTACGGCATGGGCAAAACAAAGGCGATTTACATGCCGCACCCGATGGCCTTTCCGCAGCGGTATAACATAAGCCGGAAGGAGTGCCGGGGAAAGCAATGCAACAGGTGCGTGGAGGTCTGCGAATACGGCGCGATAGACCTCGACGCGCGGGAAACCGTTTTGGAGTTGAAAGCGCATTCAATAGTTTTGGCGACCGGATGGGCGCCGTACAACGGCGCGAAACTGCAAGGCCTCTCCTATGGGCAATCGCCGAACGTGATAAGCAACGTCATGATGGAGCGGCTCGCCGCGCCGGAAGGCCCCACAAAGGGGAAACTCCTCCGCCCGTCGGACGGGAAGGAAATCCGCGAAGTGGTTTTCGCGCAGTGCGCGGGATCGCGGGATGAAAACCATCTGCCGTATTGCTCCTCGGTTTGCTGCCTCGCCTCGCTGAAGCAGGCGGCCTATGTGCGCGAAGCCGCGCCGGACGCCAAAATTTCCATCTATTACATAGACATCCGCACCCCCGGGAAGTATGAGCGGTTTTATCAGAAAATCGCCGCCGATCCGAATGTGACGCTGATAAAGGGAAAGATCGCCAAGGCGGAGCACGACCCGGAAACGGGCGGGGTGATAATCACGGCGGAGGATGTGCTGGCGGGAAGGAAGATCACGCACAAGGCCGATCTGCTCGTCATCGCCACCGGCATGCAGCCGTCCGCCCGCAATGGCGTCGGCGGTTTAAAAACGGATGAGCACGGCTTCTTCGCGGAAGGTCTTGCCCGCGGGATTTATGCGGCCGGCACCGCGCGGCTGCCGCAGGATGTCAGTTCAACGATAATGGATGCCACCGCCGCCGCCCTCAAAGCCGTGTACGGGGGGCGGCCATGA
- the sat gene encoding sulfate adenylyltransferase — translation MSALIAPHGAKNLKPLLLGGPKLAAARGKAEKMPQLRMTSRETCDLIMMGIGAFTPLHGFMGKRDWKGVCANYKMADGLFWPIPITLSVSREKAKGLRKNTEAALVDDETGGLMGSILIKDMYEPDLEYECEKVFRTIDKAHPGVANVMAQKPVNVGGPVKVFSEGGFPENFKGLYMRPEESRRIFMEKGWETVAALQLRNPMHRSHEYLAKIAIEICDGVFIHQLVGKLKEGDIPAHIRVKAINVLTEKYFVPNTYLMGGYPLDMRYAGPREALLHALFRQNFGCTHLIIGRDHAGVGEYYGPFDAHKIFDEIPKNALLIQPLKIDWTFFCRKCGGMASMRTCPHGKDDRILLSGTKLRKMLSDGEPVSAEFSRPEVLEILKEYYDSLEDKVEVKLHKYSEGE, via the coding sequence ATGTCCGCTCTCATAGCCCCCCACGGCGCCAAAAATTTAAAGCCCCTGCTTCTCGGCGGCCCGAAACTCGCGGCCGCGCGCGGCAAGGCGGAGAAGATGCCGCAACTGCGCATGACCTCGCGCGAAACGTGCGACCTGATAATGATGGGAATAGGAGCGTTTACCCCGCTTCACGGTTTCATGGGGAAGCGCGACTGGAAAGGGGTTTGCGCCAATTACAAAATGGCGGACGGCCTTTTTTGGCCGATACCGATCACCCTTTCGGTTTCGCGCGAGAAGGCGAAGGGGCTGCGGAAGAACACGGAAGCGGCGCTGGTGGACGATGAGACCGGCGGGCTGATGGGAAGCATCCTTATCAAGGATATGTACGAGCCGGACCTGGAGTACGAATGCGAAAAGGTTTTCCGCACTATCGATAAGGCGCATCCGGGCGTCGCCAACGTCATGGCGCAAAAACCGGTGAATGTGGGCGGGCCGGTAAAGGTCTTCAGCGAGGGGGGATTTCCCGAAAACTTCAAGGGGCTGTATATGCGGCCGGAGGAGAGCAGGCGGATTTTCATGGAAAAGGGGTGGGAGACGGTGGCGGCCCTCCAACTGAGAAACCCGATGCACCGCTCGCACGAATATCTGGCCAAAATCGCCATCGAGATATGCGACGGCGTTTTCATCCACCAACTCGTCGGAAAGCTGAAGGAGGGGGATATTCCCGCCCACATCCGCGTGAAGGCGATCAACGTCCTTACGGAAAAATATTTCGTGCCGAATACCTACCTCATGGGCGGATACCCGCTGGATATGCGGTATGCGGGGCCGCGCGAAGCGCTGTTGCACGCATTGTTCCGCCAGAATTTCGGCTGCACCCACCTGATAATCGGACGCGACCACGCGGGAGTGGGCGAATACTACGGCCCGTTCGACGCGCACAAAATCTTTGACGAAATCCCCAAAAACGCCCTGCTGATACAGCCGCTGAAAATCGACTGGACCTTCTTCTGCCGGAAATGCGGCGGCATGGCCTCCATGCGCACCTGCCCGCACGGCAAGGACGACAGAATCCTGTTGAGCGGCACCAAGCTGCGCAAAATGCTGTCGGACGGCGAGCCGGTCTCGGCGGAATTCAGCAGGCCTGAGGTGTTGGAGATACTGAAAGAGTATTACGATTCCCTTGAGGACAAGGTCGAGGTGAAACTTCACAAATATTCGGAAGGGGAGTAG